In Nonomuraea sp. NBC_00507, the following are encoded in one genomic region:
- a CDS encoding replication initiator, translating into MSVVDTAPLVSIPRGLQDRFRAVARLGGCSQPIRVRGDVRHVLPDGRVRLAYSTRREPGCVMLVPCGNRRASRCPSCAETYRADTFHLIRAGLLGGDKGVPATVRTHPRVLATFTAPGFGAVHAHRPRKDERRGLRLPCHPRRNAATCPHGRRMSCTDRHEADDELVGQPLCADCYDYTGHVLWNAEVGRLWQRFTMRLRRELAQLAGLTEAAFNRQARVSFAKVAEFQARGMVHFHAVIRVDGRDSDGDLADAPDWATVELLADAIRAAAAGVHVSSPNDPASGGSRRIVFGHVDVAPIVADELTGAEMTEEKVAGYIAKYATKGATTEGTVDRRIKERGDIDGLALTPHQRRLIDTCWQLGDTDAHPKLAGLRLRPWAHMLGYRGHFSTKSRRYSTTLGALREVRCSFRRQQALKQGGDRWQPVDSSTLVIATWHFAGQGYVDAADTYIATLVRQEREERRRSRWPQTRPVNQPRNVPKEGVAA; encoded by the coding sequence GTGAGCGTCGTTGATACCGCGCCGCTGGTGTCCATCCCGCGCGGACTTCAGGACCGTTTTCGGGCGGTGGCTCGGCTCGGCGGCTGCTCTCAGCCGATCCGGGTCCGCGGCGATGTCCGGCACGTGCTTCCCGATGGACGGGTCCGGCTGGCCTACTCGACACGTCGCGAGCCGGGCTGCGTGATGCTGGTGCCGTGCGGCAACCGGCGCGCTTCACGCTGCCCGTCGTGCGCAGAGACCTACCGGGCCGACACGTTCCACCTGATCCGGGCAGGCTTGCTCGGCGGCGACAAGGGCGTGCCGGCAACTGTCCGGACCCATCCTCGCGTGCTGGCCACCTTCACCGCGCCTGGCTTCGGAGCGGTGCACGCCCATCGCCCGCGGAAGGACGAGCGGCGCGGACTGCGGTTGCCGTGCCACCCTCGCCGCAACGCTGCGACGTGCCCGCATGGGCGGCGGATGTCGTGCACGGACCGGCACGAGGCCGATGACGAGCTGGTGGGTCAACCGCTGTGCGCGGACTGCTACGACTACACCGGACACGTGCTGTGGAATGCCGAAGTTGGCCGACTGTGGCAGCGCTTCACGATGCGGCTGCGGCGCGAGCTGGCGCAGCTGGCGGGCCTGACCGAGGCGGCATTCAACCGGCAGGCACGCGTCTCGTTCGCCAAGGTGGCCGAGTTCCAAGCGCGCGGCATGGTCCACTTCCACGCGGTGATCCGGGTGGACGGCCGAGACTCGGACGGCGACTTGGCCGATGCCCCGGACTGGGCAACCGTGGAGCTGCTGGCGGACGCGATCCGGGCCGCGGCTGCTGGCGTTCACGTCAGCTCGCCCAACGATCCTGCCTCGGGCGGATCACGCCGCATCGTGTTCGGTCATGTCGATGTGGCGCCCATCGTCGCCGATGAGCTGACCGGCGCGGAGATGACCGAAGAGAAGGTAGCGGGCTACATCGCCAAGTACGCAACCAAGGGTGCCACCACCGAGGGCACGGTGGATCGCCGCATCAAAGAACGCGGCGACATCGACGGCCTGGCGCTGACACCCCATCAACGCCGTCTGATCGATACCTGCTGGCAGCTCGGGGACACTGACGCTCACCCGAAGCTTGCTGGCCTGCGACTGCGGCCGTGGGCACACATGCTCGGCTATCGCGGCCACTTCTCGACCAAGTCACGCCGCTACTCGACCACGCTCGGCGCGCTTCGCGAGGTGAGGTGTTCCTTTCGTCGCCAGCAAGCCCTCAAGCAGGGTGGGGACCGCTGGCAACCCGTGGACTCCTCCACTCTGGTGATCGCCACCTGGCACTTCGCCGGACAGGGCTACGTCGACGCCGCCGACACGTACATCGCCACGCTCGTACGCCAAGAACGCGAAGAACGTCGAAGATCACGTTGGCCGCAGACAAGACCGGTGAACCAACCACGGAACGTACCCAAGGAAGGGGTGGCAGCATGA
- a CDS encoding helix-turn-helix transcriptional regulator: MTTRRDQLLPLPEVLEELGGVSRRTFYRWRELGRAPVCVKLPNGDLRIWRSDLTAWLESLRETA, from the coding sequence ATGACCACACGACGCGATCAGCTATTGCCGCTTCCGGAGGTCCTGGAAGAGTTGGGCGGCGTCTCGCGGCGGACCTTCTACCGGTGGCGCGAGCTGGGCCGCGCGCCGGTGTGCGTCAAGCTACCCAACGGCGACCTGCGCATCTGGCGGAGCGATCTCACGGCATGGCTGGAATCGCTGAGGGAAACGGCATGA
- a CDS encoding tyrosine-type recombinase/integrase: protein MKTTSYDVKFWELRPNLSSPKPGKPRRVVSYTARWTVAGAPKSKTLRTKQQAQNYLAELRQAAKDGEAFDIASGLPLSHLESEPEPVGPSVLEFAQDYVISRWPHTAARTRETDAYALLCVIPALVADLPDRPTDDELREVLRNHVLLPEGRRAELTREQTVTLRWLEKASLPLSALEEDGIARTALAAISVTFAGKAAAPNTIARKREVLNHLLELAVHGEKLTSNPLKNLKGITSRRPKTVVAVDPRMVVNPRQAKALLEAVPKVGRTRGQRLKAMFACMYYAALRPEEAADLRADNLTLPEKGWGLIILERARPQANKRWTTSGETHDARHLKHRAEKETREIPIPPVLVAILRDHIKTYGTAEDGRLFRTSRGKPYSASAYTTVWQETRMLAFTRAQARSPLAGRPYDLRHAAVSLWLNAGVPAAEVAKRAGTSVEVLHRVYEKCLDGQRRTVNGKINRALGA from the coding sequence ATGAAGACGACCAGCTACGACGTCAAGTTCTGGGAGCTGCGGCCGAACCTGTCGAGTCCCAAACCAGGCAAACCGAGACGCGTCGTCTCGTACACCGCGCGTTGGACCGTGGCCGGCGCGCCCAAGTCCAAGACGCTGCGAACCAAGCAACAGGCCCAGAACTACCTGGCCGAACTGCGGCAAGCAGCCAAGGACGGGGAAGCCTTCGACATCGCCAGCGGTCTGCCGCTGTCGCATCTTGAATCCGAACCTGAACCTGTCGGACCGTCCGTCCTGGAGTTTGCGCAAGACTACGTGATCAGTCGATGGCCACACACGGCTGCCAGAACGCGCGAAACCGATGCTTACGCCCTGCTGTGTGTGATTCCCGCACTGGTGGCTGATCTACCCGACCGACCGACCGATGACGAGCTGCGGGAAGTCCTGCGCAACCACGTGCTACTGCCCGAGGGCAGACGGGCCGAGTTGACCAGGGAACAGACCGTGACCTTGCGATGGCTGGAGAAGGCATCACTGCCGCTGTCCGCGCTGGAAGAAGACGGTATCGCTCGGACCGCGCTGGCCGCCATCTCAGTGACGTTCGCGGGCAAGGCCGCTGCGCCCAACACGATCGCTCGCAAACGCGAGGTGCTCAACCATCTGCTTGAACTCGCCGTTCATGGGGAGAAGCTGACGAGCAACCCGCTGAAGAACCTCAAGGGGATCACGAGCCGCCGTCCCAAGACGGTCGTCGCGGTGGACCCTCGAATGGTGGTCAACCCTCGACAGGCCAAGGCGCTTCTCGAAGCCGTGCCAAAGGTCGGCCGGACGCGAGGTCAGCGATTGAAGGCCATGTTCGCCTGCATGTACTACGCCGCGCTCCGGCCAGAAGAGGCGGCCGACCTTCGCGCGGACAACCTGACTTTGCCTGAGAAGGGCTGGGGATTGATCATCCTGGAGAGGGCGCGACCTCAAGCCAACAAGAGGTGGACCACGTCGGGAGAGACGCACGACGCGCGGCATCTCAAGCATCGCGCCGAGAAGGAAACCCGAGAGATCCCCATTCCGCCCGTTCTTGTAGCGATCCTGCGGGACCACATCAAGACCTACGGAACGGCCGAGGACGGACGACTGTTCCGAACCTCACGCGGCAAGCCCTACTCGGCGTCGGCTTACACGACCGTTTGGCAGGAAACGCGCATGCTGGCCTTCACGCGAGCACAGGCGCGCTCGCCCTTGGCGGGCAGGCCGTACGACCTACGGCACGCGGCGGTGTCCTTGTGGCTGAACGCGGGTGTGCCGGCGGCCGAGGTGGCGAAGCGAGCGGGCACAAGCGTGGAGGTCCTGCACCGCGTATACGAGAAGTGCCTTGACGGGCAACGCCGAACTGTCAACGGGAAGATCAATAGAGCGCTGGGAGCGTAG
- a CDS encoding D-alanyl-D-alanine carboxypeptidase family protein yields MGLIAVVMAVVASLLVPAAAGQAQAQVRGSADRQARAQELRDPNDLGELRKAAERSAKELEEATKALENRRSTIAASEKELKTKLTALQELERRLTVMRQPVSQMVELLYEQPIAAGGVLPFMAEGADEGTLRALSDATQMVAVRQQVVEQTSALYKETERLAAEAQELRAGNLLAEAQLAAEVDTLRQRSDKIVKSLTAALVKLGIKIDKVGRAALGCDPLRAATAGDFPNGLIPKGMLCPLQQKGFSLRADATIAFVSLNEAYRKRFGKPICVTDAYRSLAAQQSIYYRRPGFAAVPGRSNHGLGLAVDLCGGVERSGSSEFVWMERNSKKYGWFHPSWAYSSPFEPWHWEYDPKMDSLL; encoded by the coding sequence GTGGGTCTGATCGCGGTCGTCATGGCGGTGGTGGCTTCTCTTTTGGTGCCTGCTGCGGCGGGTCAGGCTCAAGCTCAGGTTCGGGGCTCGGCTGATCGGCAGGCACGTGCTCAGGAACTGCGGGATCCGAACGACCTTGGTGAGCTCAGGAAAGCGGCTGAGCGGTCGGCCAAGGAGCTCGAAGAGGCCACCAAGGCTCTAGAGAACCGGCGGAGCACGATCGCGGCCTCCGAGAAGGAGCTCAAGACCAAGCTGACCGCGCTGCAGGAGTTGGAGCGACGGCTCACGGTGATGCGGCAGCCCGTGTCGCAGATGGTCGAGTTGTTGTACGAGCAGCCGATCGCGGCAGGAGGGGTCCTGCCGTTTATGGCCGAGGGGGCGGATGAGGGGACCCTGCGGGCCTTGTCCGATGCCACCCAGATGGTCGCAGTGCGGCAGCAGGTTGTTGAGCAGACCAGTGCGCTCTACAAGGAGACCGAGCGGCTGGCGGCCGAGGCTCAGGAGCTCCGGGCCGGCAACCTGCTGGCGGAGGCGCAGTTGGCGGCCGAGGTCGATACGTTGCGGCAGCGGTCGGACAAGATCGTGAAGTCGTTGACCGCGGCCTTGGTGAAGCTGGGCATCAAGATCGACAAAGTGGGGCGGGCGGCGCTGGGGTGCGATCCGTTGCGGGCGGCGACGGCTGGGGACTTTCCCAACGGGCTCATCCCCAAGGGCATGCTCTGTCCGTTGCAGCAGAAGGGGTTCAGTCTGCGGGCTGACGCCACCATCGCGTTCGTGAGCTTGAACGAGGCCTATCGCAAGCGGTTCGGGAAGCCCATTTGCGTTACCGACGCCTACCGGAGCCTGGCTGCGCAGCAGTCCATTTACTATCGGCGGCCGGGGTTCGCCGCCGTGCCGGGGCGGAGTAACCACGGGCTGGGGCTGGCTGTGGACCTGTGTGGTGGGGTGGAGAGATCGGGCTCCAGCGAGTTCGTGTGGATGGAGCGGAACTCCAAGAAGTATGGGTGGTTCCATCCGTCGTGGGCCTACAGCAGCCCGTTCGAGCCGTGGCATTGGGAGTATGACCCCAAGATGGATTCGCTGCTCTAG
- the cpaB gene encoding Flp pilus assembly protein CpaB: MIQSWLNRYGRRRRLAAATLAAIAVISAYLATRPSPPTTVLVATRDLLPGPLTPSDLHPVPINHVPDGAVRTTTAAVGRYLTSPMRRGEPLTDARLLDSYRLSPGMVATPVRISDPEAAKLLSPGSRINVLAAWEDTHPARAIAEDVRVITAADRQEDDSHGALVVLATTPTQAAELAAAQASARLSITIITAP; the protein is encoded by the coding sequence GTGATCCAATCCTGGCTCAACCGCTACGGCCGTCGCCGCCGCCTCGCGGCGGCAACGCTCGCCGCCATAGCCGTCATATCCGCCTATCTCGCCACCCGCCCATCCCCGCCCACCACGGTCCTGGTGGCGACCCGCGACCTCCTCCCCGGCCCCCTGACCCCGTCAGACCTCCACCCGGTCCCGATCAACCACGTCCCAGACGGCGCCGTACGCACGACAACGGCCGCAGTCGGCCGCTACCTGACCTCCCCCATGCGCAGAGGCGAGCCCTTGACGGACGCCCGCCTCCTGGACTCCTACCGCCTCTCACCAGGCATGGTCGCCACTCCCGTACGCATCTCCGACCCGGAAGCGGCGAAACTCCTCTCCCCTGGCTCCAGGATCAACGTCCTGGCAGCCTGGGAGGACACCCACCCGGCCCGCGCCATCGCAGAAGACGTAAGAGTGATAACAGCCGCAGACCGGCAAGAAGACGACAGCCACGGCGCCCTCGTCGTCCTGGCGACCACCCCGACCCAAGCAGCAGAACTGGCCGCCGCCCAAGCAAGCGCCCGCCTCTCGATCACCATCATCACGGCACCCTGA
- a CDS encoding S-methyl-5'-thioadenosine phosphorylase — translation MVTRADIGVIGGSGFYSLLDDAEEIELATPYGPPSDVVTVGRIGSRSVAFIPRHGRDHRFPPHRIPYRANLWALRSLGVRQVLAPSAVGSLQAEYGPGAMVIPDQLVDRTSGRVQTYYDIDGAVHVAFADPYCPSGRAVAVGAARTGDWETVDGGTLVVIEGPRFSTRAESQWFAANGWSIVGMTGFPEAVLARELALCYTSLCLVTDHDAGVEAGQGVTHDEVLEFFAQNVTRMRTLVSETVQALPEERTCPCGSTLDGLKLPFDLP, via the coding sequence ATGGTCACTCGCGCAGACATAGGCGTCATCGGAGGCTCAGGCTTCTACTCGCTCCTCGACGATGCCGAGGAAATCGAGCTAGCCACCCCCTACGGCCCTCCCAGCGACGTCGTCACGGTCGGACGCATCGGCTCCCGTTCCGTCGCTTTCATCCCCCGCCACGGCCGAGATCACCGTTTCCCGCCGCACCGCATCCCCTACCGCGCCAACCTCTGGGCCCTGCGCTCGCTCGGCGTTCGCCAAGTGCTCGCGCCAAGCGCTGTAGGCTCCCTGCAAGCCGAATACGGCCCGGGCGCCATGGTCATCCCCGACCAATTGGTAGATCGCACCTCAGGCCGCGTCCAGACCTATTACGACATAGACGGCGCCGTCCACGTCGCGTTCGCCGACCCTTACTGCCCGTCGGGCCGAGCGGTGGCCGTAGGAGCAGCCCGCACGGGCGACTGGGAAACCGTCGACGGCGGCACGCTGGTGGTCATCGAGGGCCCGCGCTTCTCCACCCGGGCAGAGTCGCAGTGGTTCGCGGCCAACGGCTGGTCGATCGTCGGCATGACCGGTTTCCCCGAAGCGGTCCTGGCCCGCGAGCTGGCCCTGTGTTACACGTCGCTCTGCCTGGTGACCGACCACGACGCCGGGGTGGAGGCGGGCCAGGGCGTGACACATGACGAGGTCCTCGAGTTCTTCGCCCAAAACGTCACCCGCATGCGCACGCTGGTGTCGGAGACCGTGCAAGCCCTGCCCGAAGAGCGCACGTGCCCCTGCGGCTCGACCCTGGACGGCCTCAAGCTCCCCTTCGACCTACCGTGA
- a CDS encoding FmdB family zinc ribbon protein — protein MPTYQYACNDCGEPLEVVQKFSDDALTVCPACQGNLRKVFSAVGIVFKGSGFYRTDNRTSSPSSTASSNGSSSNGSSKSSESKSSSDSSSSSTTTPAPAAASN, from the coding sequence GTGCCGACTTACCAGTACGCCTGCAACGACTGCGGTGAGCCGCTCGAGGTCGTTCAGAAGTTCAGCGACGACGCGTTGACGGTGTGCCCGGCCTGCCAGGGCAACCTGCGGAAGGTGTTCTCCGCGGTGGGCATCGTGTTCAAGGGCTCGGGCTTCTACCGGACCGACAACCGCACGTCGTCCCCCTCGTCGACCGCGTCCTCCAACGGGTCGTCCTCCAACGGGTCGTCGAAGTCGTCGGAGAGCAAGTCCTCCTCGGACTCCTCCAGCTCCTCCACCACTACCCCGGCTCCCGCCGCCGCCTCCAACTGA
- a CDS encoding potassium/proton antiporter, whose amino-acid sequence MTLEIWLLLGAVIVIAAIASVRVAHRMGLPSLLVYLGFGLLLGESGFGILFDNPHVAQQIGLTALAVILAEGGLTTNWSHVRRSVPLALVLATVGVTVSIVVVALAAQGLLGLGPNAALILGAVLASTDAAAVFSVLRRLPLPPRLAGALEAESGFNDAPTVIAVVLLSGASNSSPTLGTFLLETSVELIIGAAIGLAVGPAGAYALRRVALPASGLYPIAVLALTFVSYGGAVLLHGSGFLAVYLSALILGNSRLPHRAATRGFAEGAAWLAQIGLFVMLGLLASPKEMPSAVVPGLITGTVLVLLARPLSVLVSSLLSWALRQGWVSWREQAFLSWAGLRGAIPIVLATIPWAADVDYSKEIFNQVFVIVIVFTLLQGPTLPFAARLLRVAAPGEAHDLAVEAAPLEELKADLLQVRVPPGSRLHGVEIFELRLPAGAQVTLIVRESKSFVPASTTRVRVNDQLLIVTTASCRDQVERRLRAVSRSGKLAGWYGERGLE is encoded by the coding sequence ATGACGCTTGAGATCTGGCTCCTTCTCGGTGCTGTCATCGTCATCGCGGCCATTGCGTCCGTACGTGTCGCGCATCGCATGGGCCTGCCCAGTCTGCTCGTGTACCTGGGCTTCGGTCTGCTCCTGGGGGAATCCGGGTTCGGGATCCTTTTCGACAACCCGCACGTGGCGCAGCAAATCGGCCTGACCGCGCTGGCCGTGATCCTGGCCGAGGGCGGACTCACCACGAACTGGTCCCACGTGCGGCGTTCGGTGCCCTTGGCCCTGGTGCTGGCGACCGTGGGCGTGACGGTCAGCATCGTCGTGGTGGCGCTGGCCGCACAGGGACTGCTCGGCCTCGGCCCGAATGCGGCGCTGATCCTCGGCGCGGTACTGGCCTCCACGGACGCGGCGGCCGTCTTCTCCGTCCTGCGGCGGTTGCCGCTCCCGCCCCGGCTGGCCGGCGCCCTGGAGGCGGAGTCCGGCTTCAACGACGCCCCGACCGTGATCGCCGTGGTGCTGCTCAGCGGGGCGTCGAACTCGTCGCCGACGTTGGGAACGTTCCTCCTGGAGACCTCCGTCGAGCTGATCATCGGCGCGGCGATCGGCCTCGCCGTCGGCCCGGCGGGCGCGTACGCCCTGCGCCGCGTCGCGCTCCCCGCCTCCGGCCTCTACCCCATCGCCGTCCTCGCGCTCACCTTCGTCTCGTACGGCGGCGCGGTGCTGCTGCACGGCTCCGGCTTCCTGGCCGTCTACCTGTCGGCGCTGATCCTGGGCAATTCGCGGCTGCCGCACCGGGCGGCGACCAGGGGTTTCGCGGAGGGCGCCGCCTGGCTGGCGCAAATCGGGCTGTTCGTCATGCTGGGTCTGCTGGCCAGCCCCAAGGAGATGCCGTCGGCCGTCGTACCCGGCCTGATCACCGGCACCGTCCTGGTGCTCCTGGCCCGCCCGCTCTCCGTACTGGTGAGCTCCCTGCTGTCGTGGGCGTTGCGGCAGGGCTGGGTGAGCTGGCGCGAGCAGGCGTTCCTGTCGTGGGCCGGGCTGCGGGGCGCGATCCCGATCGTGCTCGCGACCATCCCCTGGGCGGCCGACGTCGACTACTCCAAGGAGATCTTCAACCAGGTCTTCGTGATCGTCATCGTGTTCACCCTGCTCCAGGGGCCGACGCTGCCGTTCGCGGCCCGGCTGCTCAGGGTGGCCGCCCCCGGCGAGGCACACGATCTCGCGGTGGAGGCCGCGCCGCTGGAGGAGCTCAAGGCGGACCTGCTGCAGGTCCGCGTGCCGCCCGGCTCGCGCCTGCACGGCGTGGAGATCTTCGAGCTGCGCCTGCCGGCCGGCGCCCAGGTGACGCTGATCGTCCGCGAGTCCAAATCGTTCGTGCCCGCCAGCACCACCCGGGTCAGGGTGAACGACCAGCTCCTCATCGTCACCACCGCCTCGTGCCGCGACCAGGTCGAACGCCGCCTGCGGGCGGTCAGCCGCAGTGGCAAGCTGGCCGGCTGGTACGGAGAGCGGGGATTGGAATAG
- a CDS encoding 5-formyltetrahydrofolate cyclo-ligase, whose product MDKLNLRRELNAARSSLSPEQLRANAIKVRETLLEQPWVQMAGLVACYWSTGVEPDTHGLVFALWKHGATVILPVLRDDYDLDWAVYDGPDTLAPGRFGIMEPVDARRGVDAIRTAALVIVPALAVDRRTGVRLGRGGGSYDRALARVGPNVPTVALLHDGELIDGIPAEPHDRRVRYAMTPAGLTSLM is encoded by the coding sequence GTGGACAAGTTGAACCTGCGCCGCGAGCTGAACGCGGCGCGTAGCTCACTCTCCCCCGAGCAGTTGCGGGCAAACGCCATCAAGGTCCGCGAAACGCTGCTCGAGCAGCCGTGGGTCCAGATGGCCGGCCTGGTGGCCTGCTACTGGTCGACGGGGGTGGAGCCGGATACGCACGGGCTCGTGTTCGCTCTGTGGAAACACGGCGCCACGGTGATCCTTCCCGTCCTGCGTGACGACTATGACCTGGATTGGGCAGTGTACGACGGGCCGGACACACTGGCGCCGGGACGCTTCGGGATCATGGAGCCGGTCGACGCACGCCGCGGCGTCGACGCCATCCGCACGGCCGCGCTGGTGATCGTGCCCGCGCTGGCGGTCGACCGACGTACGGGGGTGCGCCTCGGCCGCGGCGGCGGCTCGTACGATCGTGCCCTGGCCAGGGTCGGCCCGAACGTGCCAACGGTGGCTTTGCTGCACGACGGCGAGCTGATCGACGGCATCCCCGCGGAGCCGCACGATCGACGAGTCCGCTATGCCATGACACCAGCGGGACTCACTAGTCTTATGTGA
- the galU gene encoding UTP--glucose-1-phosphate uridylyltransferase GalU, with amino-acid sequence MADFDPVTKAVVPAAGLGTRFLPATKATPKEMLPIVDKPAIQYVVEEAASAGLLDVLMVTGKNKRSIEDHFDRAFELEEALEAKGDEHRLSQVREPASLATLHYVRQGEPKGLGHAVLCAKQHVGDHPFACLLGDDLIDYRDPLLKRMIEVRDTFGGSVIALMEVPKEQVSLYGVATIEATAEDDVVRVTDLVEKPPVDEAPSNWAIIGRYVIDPAVFEVLEDTPPGRGGEIQLTDALRTLAARGSHEGGPVHGVLFRGRRYDTGDKLDYLRTVVKFAADREDLAGDFVPWLREFLDEIG; translated from the coding sequence ATGGCTGACTTTGACCCTGTGACGAAAGCCGTCGTGCCCGCCGCGGGTCTGGGCACCCGGTTCCTCCCGGCGACCAAGGCGACACCCAAAGAGATGTTGCCCATCGTCGACAAGCCCGCGATCCAGTATGTCGTCGAGGAGGCCGCCTCCGCCGGGCTGCTCGATGTGCTCATGGTCACCGGCAAGAACAAGCGCTCCATAGAGGACCACTTCGACCGCGCGTTCGAGCTCGAGGAGGCCTTGGAGGCGAAGGGCGACGAGCATCGGCTGTCCCAGGTCCGTGAGCCCGCCTCGCTGGCGACGCTCCACTATGTGCGGCAGGGCGAGCCGAAGGGGCTCGGCCACGCGGTGTTGTGCGCCAAGCAGCACGTCGGTGACCACCCGTTCGCCTGCCTGCTCGGCGACGACTTGATCGACTATCGCGACCCGCTGCTCAAACGCATGATAGAGGTGCGCGACACGTTCGGCGGCAGCGTGATCGCGCTGATGGAGGTGCCCAAGGAGCAGGTCTCGCTGTACGGCGTCGCGACCATCGAGGCCACCGCCGAGGACGACGTCGTGCGGGTGACCGATCTGGTGGAGAAGCCGCCGGTCGACGAGGCGCCGTCCAATTGGGCCATCATCGGGCGTTATGTGATCGATCCCGCGGTGTTCGAGGTGCTGGAGGACACTCCACCGGGGCGTGGGGGCGAGATCCAGCTCACCGACGCGCTGCGCACGCTCGCGGCGCGCGGCTCCCATGAGGGCGGCCCGGTGCACGGGGTGCTGTTCAGGGGACGGCGGTACGACACTGGAGACAAGCTGGATTACTTGCGGACCGTGGTGAAGTTCGCGGCGGATCGGGAGGATCTGGCCGGTGATTTCGTGCCGTGGTTGCGGGAGTTCCTCGATGAAATCGGTTGA
- the glp gene encoding molybdotransferase-like divisome protein Glp, protein MKSVDAHLAEILATVRPLAPLELELEQALGATLAEEVSSPVPLPPFDNSAMDGYAVRSADITDLPVRLPVIDDVAAGSHELRAVGPGHAVRIMTGAPVPAGADAVVPVEWTDGGTVSVTIDRPVQEGNAIRRAGEDVQAGEVVLKTGTVIGAAQLGIIAGVGRRRVLARPRPRVVVISTGAELVEPGGQLAPGQIWDSNSFTLTAAVRETGAEGFRAGSVGDDPAVLLDRLDTHLVRADAIITSGGVSMGAYEPVKEALSPLGTVRFEKVAMQPGMPQGFGVLGEDEVPIFALPGNPVSSYVSFMLFVRPALAKMRGLPGGLPEAVTAYVTGPLRSPAGRRSYLRGVLASDGTVSPVHGQGSHQLAALASANALIVVPEDVTEVPGGSEVEVIRL, encoded by the coding sequence ATGAAATCGGTTGACGCGCATCTGGCCGAGATCCTGGCCACCGTGCGTCCTCTGGCGCCGCTGGAGCTCGAGTTGGAGCAGGCGCTGGGGGCGACGCTGGCCGAGGAGGTGTCGTCGCCGGTGCCGCTGCCGCCGTTCGACAACTCGGCCATGGATGGCTATGCCGTGCGATCGGCGGATATCACCGACCTTCCGGTGAGGTTGCCGGTGATCGACGACGTGGCGGCCGGGTCTCATGAGCTGCGGGCTGTGGGGCCGGGGCACGCCGTACGCATCATGACCGGGGCTCCCGTCCCGGCCGGCGCCGATGCCGTGGTGCCGGTGGAGTGGACGGACGGGGGGACGGTCTCGGTGACGATCGACCGCCCCGTACAGGAAGGCAACGCGATCCGCCGGGCGGGGGAGGACGTGCAGGCCGGCGAGGTCGTGCTCAAGACCGGCACAGTGATCGGGGCGGCGCAGCTGGGGATCATCGCCGGGGTGGGGCGGCGGCGGGTGCTGGCGCGGCCGCGGCCTCGGGTCGTCGTCATCTCCACCGGCGCCGAGCTGGTGGAGCCGGGCGGGCAGCTGGCGCCCGGGCAGATCTGGGATTCCAACAGCTTCACGTTGACGGCCGCGGTGCGGGAGACGGGCGCGGAGGGGTTCCGCGCGGGCTCCGTCGGGGACGATCCCGCCGTGCTGCTCGACCGGCTCGACACCCACCTGGTGCGGGCCGATGCGATCATCACCAGCGGTGGGGTGTCGATGGGGGCCTACGAGCCGGTCAAGGAGGCTCTGTCCCCGCTGGGCACCGTACGTTTCGAGAAGGTCGCCATGCAGCCGGGGATGCCGCAGGGGTTCGGCGTCCTGGGTGAGGACGAGGTGCCGATCTTCGCCCTGCCCGGCAATCCGGTGTCGTCTTATGTCTCTTTCATGCTGTTCGTACGTCCTGCGCTCGCCAAGATGCGCGGGCTGCCCGGCGGCCTGCCTGAAGCGGTGACCGCCTACGTCACCGGCCCGCTGCGCTCGCCCGCGGGGCGGCGGTCCTACCTGCGGGGCGTGCTCGCCTCCGACGGCACCGTGTCGCCGGTGCACGGGCAGGGCTCGCATCAGCTGGCGGCCCTGGCCTCGGCGAACGCGCTGATCGTGGTGCCCGAGGACGTGACCGAGGTGCCCGGTGGCAGCGAGGTGGAGGTGATCCGGCTGTGA
- the moaC gene encoding cyclic pyranopterin monophosphate synthase MoaC: protein MSELTHIDETGAARMVDVSAKDVSARSAVATGRVLLSAEVVALLRSGEVPKGDALGVARIAGIMGAKRTPDLIPLCHPIALHGVKVTLDVEDWGVAITCRVKTADRTGVEMEALTAVSVAALALIDMVKAVDPGAVITDVRVEEKLGGKTGRWTREPEG from the coding sequence ATGAGCGAGCTGACGCACATCGACGAAACGGGCGCCGCGCGCATGGTGGACGTGTCCGCCAAGGACGTGTCGGCGCGTAGTGCCGTGGCCACCGGCCGGGTGCTGCTGTCGGCCGAGGTGGTCGCGTTGCTGCGGTCGGGGGAGGTGCCCAAGGGTGACGCGCTGGGGGTGGCGCGGATCGCGGGGATCATGGGGGCGAAGCGGACTCCTGATCTCATTCCGCTCTGTCATCCGATCGCGTTGCACGGGGTGAAGGTCACGCTGGACGTCGAGGACTGGGGCGTGGCGATCACGTGCCGGGTGAAGACGGCCGACCGCACCGGCGTGGAGATGGAGGCGCTGACGGCGGTCTCGGTCGCGGCGCTGGCCCTGATCGACATGGTCAAGGCGGTGGATCCGGGAGCGGTGATCACCGACGTGCGGGTGGAGGAGAAGCTGGGCGGGAAGACCGGCCGCTGGACGAGGGAGCCGGAGGGCTGA